From a single Lolium rigidum isolate FL_2022 chromosome 7, APGP_CSIRO_Lrig_0.1, whole genome shotgun sequence genomic region:
- the LOC124674579 gene encoding trihelix transcription factor GT-2-like isoform X1 — protein sequence MQQPQQHQGGGPQYGAPPPPTDMGPFSTPPPAPGPMPLSSRPPPTPSQQQTQQGYDELGGSGSFPDDDMAGGDSGGVLGSGGGGNRWPREETLALIRIRSEMDAAFRDATLKSPLWEEVSRKLAELGYKRNAKKCKEKFENVHKYYKRTKEGRTGRQDGKSYRFFQELDALHGPTIAHPPQLPPASAAPQQLQAFATPAPMSAMPPPPGPIQPAPISSAAPATEHHPKPPPPLSLQGLSFPSMSESDSDDDEEFEDDEMTAETGGSPDGLGKRKRGGSRKMMAFFEGLMKQVIRRQEEMQLRFLDTMEKREAERTAREEAWRRQEVARLNREQEQLAHDRAAAASRDASIIAFLQRIGAQAVQAPPVVIPMPMQVQTPPPPKQPRQQLPPPPQPAQLPKPIPAAPLQQHTPPPQPQPAPQPKPIPAAPLQQQPPVPQPQLKETTTHQEAGMPRSAPTPPPGGSSLELVPVAAEQHGEAAGHGGGGDSGGGASSSRWPKTEVHALIQLRMDMDNRYQENGPKGPLWEEISGGMRKLGYNRNSKRCKEKWENINKYFKKVKESNKRRPEDSKTCPYFHQLEAIYRKKQHTGSILPPAGNAGNAVVSVSSAAVTEQQLSLNRHEIEGKKINDIDKRNNGGIGVTPQVPTSNGQTTPPTTTFDIDLGDKKPENTMRELAEQPRREFMTDETDSDDMGDDYTDDGEDGEDDRNMYRIQFQRPNPVGTNNAPPPATTPTTVVPTSTPASSFLAMVQ from the exons ATGCAGCAGCCGCAGCAGCACCAGGGTGGCGGGCCTCAgtacggcgcgccgccgccgccgacggacaTGGGCCCGTTCTCCacgccgccgcctgctccgggcCCCATGCCGCTCAGCAGCCGCCCCCCGCCGACACCGAGCCAGCAGCAGACGCAGCAAGGCTACGACGAATTGGGCGGCTCCGGCAGCTTCCCCGACGACGATATGGCCGGCGGCGACTCAGGCGGCGTGCTGGGGTCGGGTGGCGGCGGCAACCGCTGGCCAAGGGAGGAGACGCTCGCGCTCATCAGGATCCGGTCAGAGATGGACGCCGCCTTCCGCGACGCCACGCTCAAGAGTCCCCTCTGGGAAGAGGTCTCCAG GAAGCTTGCGGAGCTGGGCTACAAGCGAAACGCCAAGAAGTGCAAGGAGAAGTTCGAGAACGTGCACAAGTACTACAAGCGCACCAAGGAGGGCCGCACCGGCCGCCAGGACGGCAAGAGCTACCGCTTCTTCCAGGAGCTCGACGCGCTGCACGGCCCAACCATCGCCCACCCGCCGCAGCTACCGCCGGCCAGTGCCGCCCCGCAGCAACTGCAAGCCTTCGCCACGCCCGCACCCATGAGCgcaatgccgccgccgccaggcccGATCCAGCCGGCGCCCATATCCTCCGCGGCGCCGGCTACGGAGCACCACcccaagccgccgccgcccctcagcCTGCAAGGCCTGAGCTTCCCGTCCATGTCCGAGTCAGActcggacgacgacgaggagttcGAGGACGACGAGATGACCGCGGAGACCGGCGGCAGCCCGGACGGCCTCGGCAAGCGCAAGCGCGGCGGGAGCAGGAAGATGATGGCTTTCTTCGAGGGGCTGATGAAGCAGGTCATCCGGCGGCAGGAGGAGATGCAGCTGCGGTTCCTGGACACCATGGAGAAGCGGGAGGCGGAGCGCACGGCCAGGGAGGAggcgtggcgccggcaggaggtcgCCCGCCTCAACCGCGAGCAGGAGCAGCTCGCGCACGaccgcgccgccgcggcctcacGCGACGCCTCCATCATCGCGTTTCTCCAGCGGATCGGCGCGCAGGCCGTGCAGGCCCCGCCCGTCGTCATCCCCATGCCGATGCAGGTGcagaccccgccgccgccgaagcagcCGAGGCAGCAGCTGCCGCCCCCGCCGCAGCCCGCGCAGCTGCCGAAGCCCATCCCGGCCGCGCCGCTCCAACAGCAtacgccgccgccacagccacagcccGCACCGCAGCCGAAACCCATCCCTGCCGCGCCGCTCCAACAGCAGCCGCCCGTGCCGCAACCACAGCTCAAGGAAACAACGACGCACCAAGAGGCGGGGATGCCACGCAGCGCGCCGACACCGCCTCCCGGCGGCTCATCGCTCGAGCTGGTTCCCGTCGCCGCGGAGCAGCACGGCGAGGCCGCTGGTCACGGCGGAGGAGGGGACAGCGGCGGGGGCGCGTCGTCGTCGCGCTGGCCCAAGACGGAGGTGCACGCGCTGATCCAGCTGCGCATGGACATGGACAACCGCTACCAGGAGAACGGGCCCAAGGGTCCGCTCTgggaggagatctccggcgggATGCGAAAACTGGGCTACAACCGGAACTCCAAGCGCTGCAAGGAGAAGTGGGAGAACAtcaacaagtacttcaagaaGGTCAAGGAGAGCAACAAGAGGCGGCCCGAGGACTCCAAGACTTGCCCTTACTTCCACCAGCTCGAGGCCATCTACCGCAAGAAGCAGCACACCGGCAGCATACTCCCTCCTGCTGGCAACGCTGGcaacgccgtcgtgtctgtctcCTCCGCCGCTGTCACGGAACAGCAGCTTAGCCTCAACCGGCACGAGATAGAGGGGAAGAAGATCAATGACATCGACAAGAGAAACAACGGAGGAATTGGAGTGACGCCGCAGGTGCCGACCAGCAATGGCCAGACAACGCCGCCGACGACCACGTTCGACATTGATCTCGGCGACAAGAAG CCAGAAAACACTATGAGGGAGCTGGCCGAGCAGCCGCGCCGGGAGTTCATGACGGACGAGACTGACAGTGACGACATGGGCGACGACTACACTGACGACggggaggacggcgaggacgaccGCAACATGTACAGGATACAGTTCCAGAGACCAAACCCGGTCGGCACCAACAATGCACCTCCACCGGCAACGACGCCGACGACCGTGGTGCCAACATCAACTCCGGCGAGCTCCTTCCTTGCAATGGTCCAATAG
- the LOC124674579 gene encoding trihelix transcription factor GT-2-like isoform X2, giving the protein MQHTQQHQCGGGPQYGAPPPPTDMGPFSTPPPAPGPMPLSSRPPPTPSQQQTQQGYDELGGSGSFPDDDMAGGDSGGVLGSGGGGNRWPREETLALIRIRSEMDAAFRDATLKSPLWEEVSRKLAELGYKRNAKKCKEKFENVHKYYKRTKEGRTGRQDGKSYRFFQELDALHGPTIAHPPQLPPASAAPQQLQAFATPAPMSAMPPPPGPIQPAPISSAAPATEHHPKPPPPLSLQGLSFPSMSESDSDDDEEFEDDEMTAETGGSPDGLGKRKRGGSRKMMAFFEGLMKQVIRRQEEMQLRFLDTMEKREAERTAREEAWRRQEVARLNREQEQLAHDRAAAASRDASIIAFLQRIGAQAVQAPPVVIPMPMQVQTPPPPKQPRQQLPPPPQPAQLPKPIPAAPLQQHTPPPQPQPAPQPKPIPAAPLQQQPPVPQPQLKETTTHQEAGMPRSAPTPPPGGSSLELVPVAAEQHGEAAGHGGGGDSGGGASSSRWPKTEVHALIQLRMDMDNRYQENGPKGPLWEEISGGMRKLGYNRNSKRCKEKWENINKYFKKVKESNKRRPEDSKTCPYFHQLEAIYRKKQHTGSILPPAGNAGNAVVSVSSAAVTEQQLSLNRHEIEGKKINDIDKRNNGGIGVTPQVPTSNGQTTPPTTTFDIDLGDKKPENTMRELAEQPRREFMTDETDSDDMGDDYTDDGEDGEDDRNMYRIQFQRPNPVGTNNAPPPATTPTTVVPTSTPASSFLAMVQ; this is encoded by the exons ATGCAGCACACGCAGCAGCATCAATGC GGTGGCGGGCCTCAgtacggcgcgccgccgccgccgacggacaTGGGCCCGTTCTCCacgccgccgcctgctccgggcCCCATGCCGCTCAGCAGCCGCCCCCCGCCGACACCGAGCCAGCAGCAGACGCAGCAAGGCTACGACGAATTGGGCGGCTCCGGCAGCTTCCCCGACGACGATATGGCCGGCGGCGACTCAGGCGGCGTGCTGGGGTCGGGTGGCGGCGGCAACCGCTGGCCAAGGGAGGAGACGCTCGCGCTCATCAGGATCCGGTCAGAGATGGACGCCGCCTTCCGCGACGCCACGCTCAAGAGTCCCCTCTGGGAAGAGGTCTCCAG GAAGCTTGCGGAGCTGGGCTACAAGCGAAACGCCAAGAAGTGCAAGGAGAAGTTCGAGAACGTGCACAAGTACTACAAGCGCACCAAGGAGGGCCGCACCGGCCGCCAGGACGGCAAGAGCTACCGCTTCTTCCAGGAGCTCGACGCGCTGCACGGCCCAACCATCGCCCACCCGCCGCAGCTACCGCCGGCCAGTGCCGCCCCGCAGCAACTGCAAGCCTTCGCCACGCCCGCACCCATGAGCgcaatgccgccgccgccaggcccGATCCAGCCGGCGCCCATATCCTCCGCGGCGCCGGCTACGGAGCACCACcccaagccgccgccgcccctcagcCTGCAAGGCCTGAGCTTCCCGTCCATGTCCGAGTCAGActcggacgacgacgaggagttcGAGGACGACGAGATGACCGCGGAGACCGGCGGCAGCCCGGACGGCCTCGGCAAGCGCAAGCGCGGCGGGAGCAGGAAGATGATGGCTTTCTTCGAGGGGCTGATGAAGCAGGTCATCCGGCGGCAGGAGGAGATGCAGCTGCGGTTCCTGGACACCATGGAGAAGCGGGAGGCGGAGCGCACGGCCAGGGAGGAggcgtggcgccggcaggaggtcgCCCGCCTCAACCGCGAGCAGGAGCAGCTCGCGCACGaccgcgccgccgcggcctcacGCGACGCCTCCATCATCGCGTTTCTCCAGCGGATCGGCGCGCAGGCCGTGCAGGCCCCGCCCGTCGTCATCCCCATGCCGATGCAGGTGcagaccccgccgccgccgaagcagcCGAGGCAGCAGCTGCCGCCCCCGCCGCAGCCCGCGCAGCTGCCGAAGCCCATCCCGGCCGCGCCGCTCCAACAGCAtacgccgccgccacagccacagcccGCACCGCAGCCGAAACCCATCCCTGCCGCGCCGCTCCAACAGCAGCCGCCCGTGCCGCAACCACAGCTCAAGGAAACAACGACGCACCAAGAGGCGGGGATGCCACGCAGCGCGCCGACACCGCCTCCCGGCGGCTCATCGCTCGAGCTGGTTCCCGTCGCCGCGGAGCAGCACGGCGAGGCCGCTGGTCACGGCGGAGGAGGGGACAGCGGCGGGGGCGCGTCGTCGTCGCGCTGGCCCAAGACGGAGGTGCACGCGCTGATCCAGCTGCGCATGGACATGGACAACCGCTACCAGGAGAACGGGCCCAAGGGTCCGCTCTgggaggagatctccggcgggATGCGAAAACTGGGCTACAACCGGAACTCCAAGCGCTGCAAGGAGAAGTGGGAGAACAtcaacaagtacttcaagaaGGTCAAGGAGAGCAACAAGAGGCGGCCCGAGGACTCCAAGACTTGCCCTTACTTCCACCAGCTCGAGGCCATCTACCGCAAGAAGCAGCACACCGGCAGCATACTCCCTCCTGCTGGCAACGCTGGcaacgccgtcgtgtctgtctcCTCCGCCGCTGTCACGGAACAGCAGCTTAGCCTCAACCGGCACGAGATAGAGGGGAAGAAGATCAATGACATCGACAAGAGAAACAACGGAGGAATTGGAGTGACGCCGCAGGTGCCGACCAGCAATGGCCAGACAACGCCGCCGACGACCACGTTCGACATTGATCTCGGCGACAAGAAG CCAGAAAACACTATGAGGGAGCTGGCCGAGCAGCCGCGCCGGGAGTTCATGACGGACGAGACTGACAGTGACGACATGGGCGACGACTACACTGACGACggggaggacggcgaggacgaccGCAACATGTACAGGATACAGTTCCAGAGACCAAACCCGGTCGGCACCAACAATGCACCTCCACCGGCAACGACGCCGACGACCGTGGTGCCAACATCAACTCCGGCGAGCTCCTTCCTTGCAATGGTCCAATAG